The DNA window GCCAGGCAGCCCTTGATGCCCAGGCACCCACGTGTGCCAGGCGCTGCTGCAGGCACGGGGGATGCAGCTGAGAAGAAggcatggtgggggtgggggggtgctccACGGAGGGGACAGTCTGGGGAGAGGAGGGTGCGAGTCAGTGAAAAAGCTTCCTTAAGGGCTGAGAATAGACAACTAGGATGCAAGGGACTGCCCAGGGCATGGGAGCTCCAGTTTCTCTCCCAAGTGGCTGACAGTGGAGGGAGCCTTAGTGGACAGAAGCCATTGTCAAGGAGAGACCTTGAGCACAGTGGCGGACGGGGAGCGGCTGTGAGATGAGGGGCGAGGAGGGGGCTCCGGCCGGGGTCAGGTGAGAATAACCAGGCGAAGCGCTCCTGGTGTGTCCTCCACCTGCCATCTTGGGGTGGCCCTGCAGGCTTTTGCTGGCTCCTTTGAGTGGGTGAAGAGGCCGAACCCTGAGGGCTCAGGGACCCACCGTGAATCATGGTGAAGGGGGAACAGGGGGCTCAGCTCCTGACACCCTGCTGCTTGCCAGCCCTTCACAGGACAGTCCCTGAGAAGACCGGCTCTGAGATGCACCAGCACTGGGTTCTTCACTGAACTGGCCACCAagcaggagaggcaggaagggggcTTCTGGGAAGAAAAACCACACCCTGCTAGGAGCTGGGGGAGCCCTCAGAGGCCTGGGCCCCAtgtccctggaggaggaggagcttaCGTAGATCTGGACTGAAGGAGGGGCGCCCACCCCCCAAGCAGCTTTGCAAATGGGAGGTCAGGGGTCCAGAGGTGGCAGAACTTGCCCACAGGCTGCACCCTGTGcagtgaggggcagggctggggcaggttCTGGTCTCCTGATCCCCGCCCCatggggggggagggcagggtccAAGCAGCTGCAGAGCTGACCTTTTAGCCAGGAGTGGCAGCTCTGAGCTGGCCCccagccagcccccagcctctcATGGGTGGCCACTGCTTGGTCAGGCTGCAGGCCCAGAGAGGAGCAAAGACTCTCAATGAGGGGTCCAGAGACTGGGTGCTGGTCCTGCCCTGGCCCCTCACTGGGCCCTGGGTGCCCCCCTTCCTGGCCTCAAGCCCAGACTTCAAACCGCCTAGGTCCCCTCAAGTGCTGTGAATGGCCCTGGCAGGGTGCAGAGATCTGGCCAGGGGTTCCTCAGACGGGaacggggcggggcgggaggtgGAGAGGCTAAACCGGCCTGGGGACGGTGTCTCTGGTCACAGGTGCTGGTGGCAGCAGGGAGTGGGTGGGCTCCAAGCCTCCTGCAGTGAGAGCTGGGCGGGTCCTGCTGGGAGGTGACAGTACAGCTCAGGTACCTTGGAGAACAGGGATTTTCACACCTAGGTGAGCCAGTATCTAGCCGGACCCGCCCCCATCGGGCCATAACGGGCCCAGTGGGGGGGTGAGGAtggcaggtgggggaagggagcctTCCAGAAGTCTGGCCTGGGTACTTAAATACTTCTAGCTTTGTCACTTAAATATTCCTGCTGCAGAATTAAAAGGAAGGGGGACACCAGATGTCCCCTAGGCCCTGCCCCCTACCACCGGTGCTTGCAGGGAGGCGGGCATGTGTACCCCGCGCAGGGCCCTGGTCTCCTGGAGTGTACCTCCAGCTCACCCCGTCTTCTCTTAGCGCCACCCACCCAGGTCCCCTGCTCAGGGGGCTCCATCCCTGAACTGCCCGGGGGGGCCAAACCcaggccctggcctccctccagcctGGAGCGTGCCTACCAGGATCGGGCCCTCCTGGCGCTAGCTGTCCTTACCCATCGTTCGTCCCCGGTGGGGCCACAGGGTCCTCGCAAAGGAACAGCTTCTGGGGGGTCCCTGAAAGGCAAAGCGCAAGGAGTGGCGGCTCCGAGCAGAGGGTGCAGGGTGAGGGCGGCACCGGGCCACTGAAAGAGAGGTGGAGAAGGGGCCCCGCGGAGACGGGCCAAGCAGAGAAAAAGGGCAAGAGGCAAAACTTTGGCTGGAAGACAGGAGTGGAGGAGATGCGAGCATCGGAACAAACAGGTCGTGGGCCGGGAGAAGTCGGGGATGGGGGCTGGGAACCCTCCAGGAGGGACTCGCGGCGCTCGGGCCCcggccgcctcccctcccccaatcccGATGGGCAGGCGGCTTGGTGGCCACCAGCCGCGAGCGCCACAGCGCCCCGGGCGCCCAGGCGAACGCGAACCGCCCTCTGCGGGAGTTGAGGAGGGGGGGGCGCGGGGAGGGGCGGCGAAGGGCTATATATAGCGGCTCGGCCCAGGCCCGCCCAGTGCGCAGAGAGGCGCGCATCGCTCCACAGGGTCCCAGCCCCGGCCGTGCGCCCGTCCGCCGCTGCTCGACTCCCCATGCAGCCCGGGTAGGTCCCGGAGCCTGGGGGCCCCGTCGCTCGCCTTCCGCTCCTCCCTCGGCCGCGCACTCCCAGCGCTCGCCCAGCCCGTGCGCCCCCGGGAGCCCcgacagacgcggctcggctctcCGCTTCCTGGGCGCACCGACCTACCTGCCGACGGACGCACGGCCCGAGGGCAGGGATGGCGGGGCCTGGGGCGGCCGCGGCAGCGCTGCTCCCGGCGGTGCTGCTGGCCGTGCTGGCGCCCTGGGCCGGTCGAGGGGGCGCCGCTGCGCCCACCGCACCTAACCGCACACTGGAGGCCGAGCTGGAGCGCCGCTGGGAGAGCCTGGTGGCGCGCTCGCTGGCGCGCCTGCCCGTGGCCGCGCAGCCTAAGGAGGCCGCCGTCCAGAGCGGCGCCGGCGACTACCTGCTGGGCATCAAGCGGTTGCGGAGGCTCTACTGCAACGTGGGCATCGGCTTCCACCTCCAGGTGCTCCCCGACGGCCGCATCGGCGGCGTGCACGCGGACACGAGTGACAGTGAGTGGGGCGTGCCGGACGGGAAGGGTCGGGGCCCCGGGCAGCGGCCGCCCCTTCCAGTTCGCACAGGAAGGTCCCGGCGAGCACCTGCTCGCGGGCCCTGGGAACCGGAGCGAACTCAGGTTCAGGCCCCTCGGTCGTGGAGGCGCCGGGGCCGCAATCACTCTTGGCTCGGTGAGTCACGGCAGGGACAGGCTTTGCGCAGCCCCGCCTTCCCGCCTTCAGATGTCCCGGCCCCGGGTGCCGAATTCCAGCGCCTTCGCCGTGGGCACAGGGAGCGGAGCGCAGCCATCGGCACCCGCGCGCGGGGGCCCGAGACGCGTGCCCATGTCCAGGCCGGGCTCGAGGGCCGCGGCGGCCACCTCTCTCCTGCTGTCCGGGACTGGGCGCGGCCCCCAAGGGGCCGGAACAGGGGGCGAACGGGCTGGACGCCGGGGGCCCCTTGGGGGCGGTCGGCCTGCACCGGGGAGCTGGGCCCCTTTACATTCACCTCCACCCCAGAGATGGGGGTCCGGGGGCGCGCAGGCAGAGGGGGGAGCCAGGTCGCCGCCAGGTGGGGGAGGCGTGGCCCCAGGGTCCGGTGCCCGGGAATGACCTGCACCCCGCCCCCAGGCCTACTGGAGCTCTCGCCGGTGGAGCGGGGAGTGGTGAGCATCTTTGGCGTGGCCAGCCGATTCTTCGTGGCCATGAGCAGCAGGGGCAAGCTCTATGGCTCGGTGAGTACCGCGGGCCGCCGAGCGGCCGGGCAGGATCGTGACGCTTCCAGGCCACCTACGCCCGGATCGTGGAACTTCCGCGGCAGCGACGGGGTCCCAGGATGGAAAGTAACCCTGTCCAAGGCCCTGAGACCGTTCCGGTGACCCTGGGTCGGCCCAAACAAGAGGACAGGAACAGCGTTCCTGCCATCCTTGAGCGGGCACTTGCTAGCCAGTCAAAAGTTGCCTCCCGGAGCCCCTCCCCATGGCCCCCGGGGCGGGTCCCAGCCAGCAGGACTGCAGTCTTTCGGGTGGACACAGTGGAGATGAAATTTTCCAAgtgccaggtgctgggcaggTGCAGGAGCCCAGCTGCTGCCTGCCACCATATCCCTCTTCTCACCCTGGGAACAGCTTGGCACCTGCACTTCccaggagagaccccagccagggtggggctggggggagaaaGGAGTCCCTGAGCACTGCCCCCAGAGTCCCTTGGCCAGGGGGGTGGCCCCACCTGACtctgctccccttccctcccaggctTTCTTCAGCGATGAGTGCAAGTTCAAAGAGATTCTCCTCCCCAACAACTACAACGCCTACGAGTGCTACAGGTACCCTGGCATGTTCATTGCCCTGAGCAAGAACGGCAAGGCCAAGAAGGGGAACCGGGTGTCACCCACCATGAAGGTCACCCACTTTCTCCCCCGGCTGTGACCCTCAGAGCCCCCTGGAGGGGCGTGCTGGGGGCCACCGTGGTGCACTTTCTTCGGACGGACAGCTTGATGCAAGAGTAGGtgtaagatatttaaattaattatttaaatgtgtatatagTGCCACCAAATTATTTATGGTTCTGTGGgtgtgttttgtatttttctggggaaaaaaaaaaaaaaacacgaaaaacACAAACCCTGACTTTTCCGGTAAAACAGTAGATATCCTCTCCGTGGGATTTCTTTTACTCGTCAAAAAGTTGTCACACGTATGCTGCTGCTATCCCGTGTATTAAACACTGGTGACATCCGTCTCTGACATCAGCCCTGCCTGGCACCCTCCCCTGTGGTTTGGTGCCGAGCATCCCTGTGTGTGAAGAAGCCTTCCTGGGGCTTTGGAAGCCAGGTTGGAAGCGCCCAGTCTTGGCTCCGTTCCTGGCATCCTCCAGGGTCCCTCTCCCTTTGTGCCCTGTAGATATTCTTTGGGACGTATCAGTTTACTTTGGGTACAGAAAGCACACTGTCCAGGCCACTGCTGCTACTCTGTTTTTAGATCGGCCAAGAATGACCTTTGAACTTTGCTGTAGTCAATCTTCCTCCATCTACCAGATGGGGGAGACCCTTAGGCAACTTGAAAACGCCCGTGTTCCTTTTTTTGGATCGGCCACTGCCTGTGTTTCTCTGCGGCCAGTGGGGGAAAAGGCACACGCACACAGCAATGCTGTCAACCCAATGGAAAGGAATCGATATTCCACAGGAAAAAGCTGGAAACGAACGGGATTGGGTATATTTCCAGCCACCACCAAAACCCTAGGTGGGGAAATACAGTCTGTGAGAGCGGAGACTTCGGAGAAGTAATAgcgtatatatgtatttttgaagGACACGCTTCCCTGTGTTGGGGAAGCTTCGGGTGAGAACTAGCTGTACGTTTGAGGTGACATGTGCCTGTCATTGGACAAAACACACTGAGTGCTCTTTGCGTGGAGGAAGATGCTGAGATGCTGCTTGTCTCTGTTGTATTCCTGATTAAGTGGATTTAACATCTACCTCGAAAGCCCTTAAACCACTGTCTGGCGGACTCTGCAGAAAGCGTAGGACTTTGCCACGCCGAGtggctcttctttttctttccatatgtAGCCAAGGGGAGTTGCAGATACAGCGCCGGTGCGCCCCATTGGAACCTTGTCACGTTTGAGCTATCTTTACCCCACGATTTACTTTTAGTAAGGATAATcatgatgaaaatatttgcagGCAGCTGTTAGTGCACTGTATGGTCAGCAAGTaaccttatatttttctttatatattttacacatgTAACCCCTGTCATTGAAGCAAAGATGGAAGAGGCAGGGGCGgtgatgtttaaaaaaagttGCGAGGTGAGGGcgaacatttaattttaatgaatgacTTTTTCGAGTTTATGCAAAATGACCTTAGCTTGCTCCCAGAGATGCTCCGAATGTTTCCTCGAGACTTTAATACTCTGCTAGGACGTTTCTGAACTGCCTCCCGAATTAACTTTATGGGCGTCTACAGACAGCGAGACTGGAAAATCTGATTGGCGTTTTTGTCTttcacattcctttttaaaactctttgttCGAATGCAAATCATCTACTTAAAATACTATTCTCACACGGAGGCCTGGAAGAAAAGAAGCCACCTAAGCCGCTGTGCCTGCCATGTCATAAAaatggttttgggttttttttgttttttttttaaaccacacccTGGACTTCAGGGTGATTGAATGATGCTCAGAGATCTGGTGCTGATTGTGGGGTTTGGAGGATGGACTTTGTTGCCCTTCTGGATTGACTGTATCCACACAGTCGCAAACAGATGGTTCTAGATGCCTTAAACATTGCTTGATGTCTTATCTCAGAGCCCAGCCAGCTCGTCAGGAACTCAAATGTCTTAAGTGCAGAATTCAGCCATGCTTGACCATTGCGTTAGCTCAGTGACTCAGGTGTGAAGCGTTCAGAGACGTCATGGAATCTTCGAAATATTGTAAagtgtttctgttgctgtgttGGGGCTTTGAGGGTTCTGTCCTTCCTGCTGTCTTCAGCATCCGTCTGTAGTTTTATACAGGTGCTGGCTCACATTGTGCTGTATGTGCTGTGCACATTGAAACGCAGAATAAATGGGAAACATGTATCAGGTATAAAGAGAAC is part of the Sus scrofa isolate TJ Tabasco breed Duroc chromosome 2, Sscrofa11.1, whole genome shotgun sequence genome and encodes:
- the FGF4 gene encoding fibroblast growth factor 4, which gives rise to MAGPGAAAAALLPAVLLAVLAPWAGRGGAAAPTAPNRTLEAELERRWESLVARSLARLPVAAQPKEAAVQSGAGDYLLGIKRLRRLYCNVGIGFHLQVLPDGRIGGVHADTSDSLLELSPVERGVVSIFGVASRFFVAMSSRGKLYGSAFFSDECKFKEILLPNNYNAYECYRYPGMFIALSKNGKAKKGNRVSPTMKVTHFLPRL